AATCCGCATTGGAAAAAAGACTGCTGGGAAGATGTAAAAAAATTTAAAAGCTTGTTAGACCAGCTTTAGTATTCAGAATAGTAAGGAAAAAAATTAAGTTTTATGGCTAAGAGAAAGCAGCTTCCTACTGATTTAGAGAAATTAAAAGCTACAACGTTACAGCCTCCTGCAGCTGTTGAAGTGGAGATGTCTGTTATTGGCGCAATGTTAATTGATAACGAGGCAGTGCCGAAAGCAGTTGAGATTTTAAAACCTGAGGCTTTTTTTGATAAAAAGAACAAAATTATTTTCGAAGCGATTGTCTCCTTATATCAGGCAGATGAGCCAATTGATACTGTAACTGTTTATGAAGAATTAAAGAAATCTAATTTAACTGAGGAAGCAGGTGGCGCTGCCTACCTAAGTAAATTAACTCAGGATATTACTTCGGCAGCTAATGTTGATTATCATGCCAGAGTTGTATTAGAAAAATGGATATTAAGACAATTGATTTCTGCATCTATGGAAATTGCAAACTCCGCTTATCTTGGTCAAGAAGATGTTTTTGATCTACTTGATGCTGCTGAATCTAAAATATTTCAAATTTCTGAGGAAGGGATTAAAGAATCGTTCAAGTCAATGGATAAAGCTGTAAAAGAAGCGCTTGAACTTATTGAAGCAATACACTCAAAAAATATCTCAGCTCACTCAGTACCCACAGGTTTCTTTGAATTGGATGAACTTTTAGGCGGTCTGCAAAAATCGGATTTAATAGTAGTAGCAGCCAGACCATCAATGGGCAAGACTGCCTTTGCTTTATCGCTTGCTAGAAACGCAGCTGTAGAACATAAAGTTCCGATTGGTATTTTTAGTCTCGAAATGTCAACTATTCAGCTTGTTACAAGGTTAATTTCTGCTGAAGCGAAAATTAATGCTCATTCAATTAGGACAGGCAAATTTAAAGCTGAAGATGGAGCTAAGATTAGCAGGACAGTTCACAAGTTAAGTAAAGCTCCTATTTTTATTGATGATACTCCAGCCATTTCAATTCTTGAAATTAGAGCAAAAGCAAGAAGATTAAAAAATGAAAAAGGAATAGGATTAATTGTAATAGATTACCTGCAATTGATAAATCCATCGTTTACAGCAGATAGCCGGGAAAGAGAAATTTCTATGATATCCCGCTCATTAAAATCTTTAGCAAAAGAATTAAATATTCCTGTAATTGCTTTGTCTCAATTAAATCGTGCAGTAGAGTTACGTGCCGATAAGAGACCTCAACTTTCAGATTTGCGTGAGTCGGGCTCTATAGAACAAGATGCTGATGTTGTAATATTTTTATACAGACCAGAAATGTATGGCATTGAAAATTTTTCCTCTGGAAATCTTGCTGGTAAATCAACAGAAGGAATAGCCGAAATTATTGTGGGTAAACAAAGAAACGGTCCAACTGGAGAGGTGTTCTTAAAATTTACTAAAGATTTTACTCGTTTTGAGAATCTTGAATTATTTAGAGAAGCTATTCCGCAAATTGAACAAACATCTCCAACTAAAGAGGATTTACCTATATGACAACAGCAAGCTTTCGTTCACAGTTAGTTGGCTTACTTTTGTTTTTATTTTTTACTTCTTTTATCAATGGCCAGGTTATTTATACACAGCAAGATGCTGATATTTGTAAATCCAAATTTAATCTTGCAGTAGAAAAGAAATTAATAAATTATCCAATTAATGAAGTGATTGTTGAAATAGGGAAAAGTTTTTTAGGTACTGAATATGAAGCCCATACCCTTGATCAAGACAGTGTTGAAAAATTAGTTATTCATTTAACAGGATTAGATTGCTATACTTTTCTGGAAAGCTCTTTAGTTTTTGCACGATGCATAAAAGAAAACAAGCTAACCTTCAAAGATTATCAAAGGGAGTTAATCAATATTCGTTATAGAGATGGTAAATTAAGTGATTATCTTTCACGGCTGCACTATTTTTCGGATTGGATTTACGATATTGATAAACGAGGAATTGGGGAAAATATTACACAAAAAATTGGCGGTATTCCTTACAACAAAAAAATTAATTTTATGAGCACTCATCAAGATTTATATAAACAACTTAAGGGTAATCCGAAATTTTTACGTGAAATAATACAAATCGAAAAAAATATAAGCAGTAGAGAAAATTACTATATACCTGAAGATTCAATTGCCAAGTGTGAAGAAAGAATTCAAAGCGGCGACATAATAGGTATAACCACAAATGTTAAAGGATTAGACATTGCTCATACTGGCATTGCAATTCGAATGGAAGATGGAAGAATTCATTTTTTACATGCACCTGATGTTGGTCATAAAGTACAAATTACAGATAAGCCGCTTGCCGATTACATAAAAGGGAACAAGAAACAAACCGGTATCATGGTTCTAAGAGTGAACGAACCACAATAAACTAATAATTTTTATTTCCCAAATTTTTTGCAACTGAGGAAATAAAATTTGAAGGTTCTTTCGAATTGTTTTAGCTTCTTCGATTTTCATTTTCTTGTTTTAAATATCTCTGTCCTATAGCTTAAAGAAGAAATTATTTTTTAACTAAGCTAAGCAGTAACTTTATGTTCTGCAAATCTTCTTTTTGATCCTTTCCCTTTGGTGTTTCAAGAATTTTTGGCACTCTTTCCAATTTTTTATCATTCATAATATTTGTGAAGCCTTCTGTACCAATAAATCCTTTTCCAATGTGTTCATGTCGATCAACGCGGCTGCCCAATTCCTTTTTGCTGTCGTTCATGTGAATGCACTTTAATTTTTCCAGACCAATAATATCGTTAAACTCTTTTATTACTTTTTTATATTGCTTCGAGTCTCTTATATCATAACCAGCAGCGAAGATGTGAGCGGTGTCTATGCAAACACTCATTCTTTCTGGTTCTTCAACTAAGTCAATAATTTTTCTTAATTGTTCAAATCTGTAACCGAGTGCTGTTCCCTGTCCTGCGGTAGCTTCAAGCATGCTTTTAGTCTTGTAGCCTTTGGTTTTTTGATGAACAATGTTAAGAGATTCTGCAATTAATTTTATTCCTAATTCTTCTCCTTGTCCACCGTGAGCACCAGGGTGGAAATTTAAATATGGGATTCCGAGTTGTTCACATCTTTCAAGTTCTTTTAAAAAAGCTTCACGCGATTTTTTTAACATCATTGGGTCCTTTGAGCAAAGATTGATAAGATAAGAATCGTGAGATACAACAAATTTTATGTTAGAAGCTAATAGTTTGCTCTTAAAGTCGTTTATTTCCTTTTCGCTTAGGTCTTTCGCAAAATATTGATTATTATTTTTTGTAAAAATTTGTATAGCTGTGAACCCAAGTTTTTCGGCAGTATCAATTGCAGATGCTGGTCCACCAGTAACAAAAGTATGTGCACCTAATAAATGCGTCATCTTTTAGTCCTTAATTTTAGTTGAATAATTTACTAGTTATTAATGTATTTTTGTAAGCTTCTTGCTGTGTTTTTATGAATTACGCTGAGTAATAATATAATTTTATTTATTGAAATGAATAAAAATAACAATGAATATTACATAAAAAAATGCTTTGAATTAGCAAAGAAGGGCGAAGGATATGTTAGTCCAAATCCACTTGTAGGAGCGGTAATTGTCAAGAATGGTAAAATAATTTCTGAGGGATGGCATGAAAAGTATGGCTTTCTTCACGCAGAAGCTTCTGCTATTTATAATGCTAAAGAGGATTTGACAGGCTCAACATTATATTGCAATCTTGAACCATGCTGCCACACTAATAAAAAGACACCACCCTGCGTTCCTTTGATAATTAAAAGCGGCATTAAGAGAGTTGTAATCAGTAATATTGATCCAAATCCCGAAGTCAATGGAAAAGGAATTGAACAATTGAGAGCGACGGGAATAGAAGTTGAAGTTGGAGTTAGTGAAGAGGAAGGGAAATTTCTAAATAAATTTTTTTTCAAGTTCATAAAAGAGAAAATTCCTTATGTAACTCTAAAAGTTGCCCAGTCAACAGATGGAAAAATTACTGAGGAAATTGGAAAGCGTACTCAAATAACTGGTCAACAATCACAAATTTTTGTCCACGAACAGAGAAGTAAATACGATGCTGTTTTTGTTGGTGCTGGAACAGTTAATATTGATAACCCTTCTTTAGATGTTCGTTTTACTAAAGGAAGAAACCCGCTTAGAATAATTATTGATGGCAAATTAAATGCTAATATAAACTCCAGAATTTTTGAAAAAGAAAAAGAAAGAACATGGGTGATTACTTCTTTGCTTAATAGTTCCGATAAAAAAGATAATTTTAAGAAACTAGGAATTAAGTTGTTGGAGCTGCCCTCGGATAAAAATGGAGTAATTGATTTAAAGACTGTGCTGAAAAAACTTGGGGAAGAGGAAATTACATCATTATTTGTTGAGGGCGGTGCGCAGGTTTTTAATCAGTTTTATGAAGAAAATTTATTTGATGAAATCATTATTCTGAAAGCACCTTCAATTTTCCCTAAGGGATTAAACGCATTTGCTTCTTTAGATGAAAAAAAATTAAAATTGATTGAAGTTGAAAAATTAGGCGTGGATGAAAAAATCGTTTACTTTAACTCAAAATAGAGAATGTTAACGTAAAACAAACTAAATGATTAAATTTGGGCTATGTTTACGGGAATTATAGAAGAAGTTGGAAAAATAACAGCAGTAAAGCTACTGCGAGATGGTAAGCGAATAAAAATTAATGCGGATAAAATTTTAAAAGAAACTTCGACCGGCGATTCAATTTCTGTAAATGGTGTTTGCCTTACAGTGATTAAGCTGGAAAAAGATGGTTTTTGGATAGAAGCTGTAGGTGAAACAATTAGTAAAACTGCATTATCGAAAATAAGCCTAAATGAAAAAGTAAACTTGGAACGGGCTCTCAGATTGACAGATAGATTAGGTGGACACATTGTGTTGGGACATGTAAACGGAATTGGTAAAATAACAGCTTTAACTAAAATAGCTGAGAATTATAAATTAGAAATAGCTTTACCTTCCAACTTAATGAAGTATGTTGTTGAGGAAGGTTCAATAGCAGTTGATGGAATTAGTCTCACTGTAGCAGCTATTAATGCAAATAAAATTAAAATTTCGATAATTCCTTTTACATTTGAAAACACTAACTTGAAGTCAAAAAAGAGCGGCTGTCTGGTAAATATTGAAGTTGATATCCTTTCAAAATATTTAGAAAGATTAATACCGGCTAAAAAATCTAAATTAGAAAATCAAAAACTTTCGGATGGACTAGAATTCTAAACAGTTTGATAATGAAAAGGGAAATTAAATGGACTCAAAAGATAATTTTAACAGAATTGAAGAAGCAATTGAAGATATTAAAAAAGGGAAAATGGTTATTGTTGTTGATGACCCAGAAAGGGAAAACGAAGGCGATTTAATAATTTCAGCAGAAAAGATAACTCCAGCTGACGTAAATTTTATTACAAGGGAAGCACGAGGAATATTATGCGTTGCAATTGATGAAGAAAAGGCAAAGAAACTTAACCTTGAATTAATGGTAACTGATAATACAGCTTTAAATCAAACTTCTTTTACTGTAACAATTGATTATAAGATTGGAACTACAACTGGAGTTTCTGCTTATGACAGAGCAAAAACAATAAATGCTGTAGCTAATCAAGATAGCCGAGCAGAAGATTTTGCAAGACCAGGTCATATATTTCCATTAATAGCCAAAAATGGTGGTGTACTGAAAAGAGCTGGTCATACTGAAGCTGCAGTAGATTTAATGAAACTTGCTAATTTATCGCCAGTTGGAGCATTGTGTGAAATTATGGCGGAAGACGGCACAATGGCTCGTATACCACAATTACTAAATTTTGCTAAAAAGTATAACTTAAAAATAATTACAATTGCTGACCTGATTGAATTTAGAAGAAGAAAAGAAAAATTAGTAAAAGAGCTTACCGTTGTTAACTTCCCATCTAAATATGGGAATTTTAAACTGCATCTATTTCAAAACTTAATTGACCCAAATGATACTCCAGTTGCAATTGTGAAAGGGAAATTAGACGAAGAACCAACTCTTGTCCGCGTGCATTCTGAATGCCTTACGGGAGATGTGTTTGGTTCAAAAAGATGTGATTGTGGTGACCAGCTTACTAAAGCACTTGAAATGATTGAAAAAGAAGGTAAGGGCGTTGTGCTTTATATGAGACAGGAAGGACGCGGTATTGGTCTTGTTAATAAAATTTTTGCTTATGATTTACAAGATAAAGGCAAAGATACTGTGGAGGCTAATGAACTACTTGGATTTAAAGCTGACCTTAGAAATTATGGGATTGGCGCACAAGTGTTAAAAGAACTAGGCTTAAAAAAATTGCGCTTAATGACCAATAATCCAATGAAAATAATTGGTTTGAAAGGATATGATTTGCAAATTGTTGAACGTGTTCCTATTGAAATTCACCCTAATGAAGTAAATGAAAAATATTTACGAACTAAAAGTGAAAAACTCGGTCACCTAATTCTTAAAAAAGATTCATAATTTATAATAGATGCCGTTGACAATAAAGAACGCTGTTAATAATGCTCCTCAGCTCTCTGTGGAGTCTCAATTTAAGTTTCTTGTTACGCAGAGAACTATAGAGTGATAAATTAAACTCAGGCTTAAAATTGATTCGTCGAATGAGTTTAATAACTTTGCAAAATTTTATTTTTTGGTTACACAAAGTTCCATAAAGGAACTAAATAAACTTAACTTTTTCTTTCTGTAACATAGAAAAATGCAACGAATTAGAAGTTAGAAATAGAAAGAAAAAATACGATTTAATTATCATTGGAGAAGTTAAATGAACAATCTAATTGAAGGACATTTATCAGCAAAGGGCAAAAGATTTGCTCTTATTGTTTCTCGTTTCAATGAATTTATTTCCAAAAATTTGCATGCCGGTGCAATTGATTGTCTTTTGAGACATGGCGCAGAAGAAAAAAATATTACAACAATTTATGTTCCCGGTGCTTTCGAAATTCCATTAATTGCTAAAAAAGTCTCGCTTTCGAAAAATTTTGATGCTGTTGTTTGTCTTGGTGCTGTAATTCGGGGTGATACTCCTCATTTTGATTACATTGCTGCCGAAGTTTCTAAAGGTATAGCAAATGTAGGATTAGAAACAGGCGTGCCTGTAATATTTGGAGTTATTACCAGCGATACCATTGAACAAGCAATTGAAAGAGCAGGTACAAAAGCAGGCAATAAAGGTTGGGATGCAGCACTTTCAGCTATTGAAATGGCTGATTTGTTAACTAAATTATAAACTTAACATTTTTTTATTAAGAAATTTATTTGTGATGACAACATTGCAGCTTAAACTTCAATCAGCAGTTTTAACTGACTTGTTGAATATTGGAACATTTTGCTGATTTATATCTAATAAAATTATGATCACTTAATTTAGTTCCGGTTACTGATGTTAAATCCAAACAATAATTATTAGCAAAGGACTCATTTGAATTTTCATGAATTCTTTAGGTTAAGGATTTTATTTAATTATTAGTAATTTCAAAATTTTTTAGGTCGGCGCTGTGTAGATTGCAAGTTTGATAAATCAACTGCTGGTCTGTATTTAATAAATCTGTAATATTACTTATCTTTGAACTACTTTAATAAAAAGAATGATAAAATTTAGTAAAGAAATAAATGAGGAAAACCAACGTAAAGAGAATAATTTTTCTTGATTTAATGCGGGCACTGGCCGTCTTGATGATGGTGGAAGGGCATACTGTCGATACATTTCTTGCGGATCAGTTTAGGGATTATTCTTCAGTAGGATATAACATCTGGCTAACAATACGTGGCTTTACAGCACCTATTTTTATGTTCACTTCTGGAGTAGTTTTCACTTATTTGCTCAAACTTCAGGACCTCCCTTTTAAAGAAAACCCACGCGTTTATAAAGGCTTAAAAAGGTTTGTCACCTTAGTTTTAATAGGGTATGTATTAAGGTTCCCTACATATAAGATCTTTGATTACAATGAGGTAACTAAAGAACAATGGCTTTCCTTTTTTGCTGTGGATGCTCTTCATTTAATTGGTTTTGGTCTGCTGTTTATTATTGGATTATTATTTATTGCCGATAAATTAAAAGCAAAAGACAGCTACTTATTGTTAAGCGGCGCATGTTTCTTTTTTGTTGCCTACTTATTTGTAGAAAATATAAATTGGATTGATTTTTTCCCGGCACCCTTAGCAGCATATTTTTATAGTAAATCTGGTTCGTTGTTTCCACTTTTCCCATGGTCGGGTTATGTAATAACAGGGGCAATTTTAGGGCAATACCTTGCAAAAAACCCCGATGCATTTACAACTAAATCTTTTTCGATGAAACTCTCAATTGTTGGTATTGCATTGCTTTTAACATCGTTTATTTTTCACTACATAGAAGATTTATTTTATGGAAATAAGCAGTTTTGGACAGACCAATTTGCTCTTATTTTTTATCGACTTGGAGTTGTTTTATTGTTAAACTCTGCTATGTCTTTTTTAGCGGCTAAAATTAAAAACATACCTGAATTAGTAAAACAAATAGGCAGAAATACGCTTCTTATTTATGCAGTTCATGTAGTCATTTTATATGGAAGTGCTTGGTTCCCCGGCTTTTATAAGTATTTTGCAAGGACATTAAGTTTTAGTGAGTCACTTTTTGCAGCTTTGTTGATGATTTTATTGATGGTATGGATGGTAAAGTTAATTCAAAGATATAAAGATTATCAGAAAAAGAAATTAGCTGTAGCCGAAATTTGATCTTGCTTTTTGATAAAATTATTTGAAATCATGAGAAAATCAATTACTACAAATCCCGATTTAAAAGAAGAAGAGCAACAGTTTGAGCAAACGCTTCGCCCTCAAACCTTTGATGAATTTGTTGGACAAACAAAAATTACTGATAATTTTAAAGTTTTTATTGGCGCTGCTCTAAAAAGAAATGAAAGTTTGGACCATGTTTTATTAACAGGTCCCCCAGGCTTGGGTAAAACTACTCTTGCTCATATAATTGCAAATGAATTAGGTGCTAAAATTAAAATAACTTCTGGACCGGTATTAGAAAAGCCAGGCGACTTGGCAGGCATTTTAACTAATCTTGAAGAAAAATCTGTGTTGTTTATCGACGAAATACATCGACTTAGTCCAGTTGTCGAAGAATATCTTTATTCGGCTATGGAGGATTTTAAGCTTGACATAATGATTGATTCTGGTCCTAATGCCCGTACCGTACAAATTAAACTACCCAAATATACCTTGATAGGTGCTACAACCAGGGCGGGGCTGCTGACTGCCCCTTTGCGCGATAGATTTGGAATTAAATCACGACTTGATTACTATGATAGCGAATTGATAGGGAAAATAATAAGACGCTCCTCAAAAATTCTTAGTATAAAAATTGATGAAGATGCAGCTGATGAAATAGCTAAACGCTCCAGAGGAACCCCACGTATTGCAAATCGACTTCTAAGAAGAACGCGTGATTTTGCTGATTATGAAAATAAGAGCGTTATCGATGTTCAAACTGCTAAAAAAGCTCTTTCAGCACTTGAAGTTGATGAGTTCGGTCTCGATGAAATGGATAAAGAAATTATTCTTACTATAATCGAAAAGTTTAATGGTGGACCAGTAGGATTAAATACCCTTTCTGTAGCAGTAAATGAAGATCCTGGAACGATAGAAGAAGTTTATGAACCCTTTTTAATTCAGCAAGGGTTCATACAGCGAACGCCTCGAGGAAGAGAAGCAACAGAACTTAGTTACAAGAGATTTAATAAGCAACGTACAAAATTTGACGAGCAGAATAGTTTATTTTCCTGAAATGATAACAATAAAAAATATAAAAATTGGTAATGGCAATCCTATTGTGTTGATAGCAGGACCATGCGTAGTTGAAAATGAAACTATCACAATGAATACCGCAAATGAAATAAAAAAAATAACATCTGAGTTAAAAATTCCATTCATTTTTAAATCGAGTTATAAAAAAGCTAATAGAACAAGCATTAATTCTTTTACTGGCTTAGAATATTCAGAAGCTGTCAGAATCCTAAAAAAAGTTAAAAATGAATTTGACCTACCCTTACTTACAGATGTTCATACAGAAAAAGAAGCCGAATTAGCTGCTGAGTTTGCAGATGTAATTCAAATTCCGGCATTTTTATCAAGACAAACCGACTTATTAATTGCTGCTGGTAAGACTGGGAAAGTAATTAATGTAAAAAAAGGACAGTTTTTAGCTCCAGATGATATGATTCATGTGATAACTAAAATAGAATCTACAGGCAATAAAAATATTTTGTTAACTGAAAGAGGAACAACCTTTGGTTATCATGACCTGGTTGTTGATATGAGGTCGCTTGAAATTATGAAAAGTTTTGGTTTCCCAGTTATTATGGACGCAACTCATTCAGTACAAATGCCAAGCAAAGGGGAAAAAACAGGTGGACAACCTGAATTTATTCCAGTTTTAGCTCGCGCTGCAACAGCAGTTGGTATTGATGGACTGTTTTTAGAAGTACACCCCAATCCTTCAAATGCTTTGAGTGATGCTGCTTCTCAACTTCCTCTTAATAAGTTATTTGATTTGCTGGTTGTTATCATTAACATTGATAAATTAATTAAGAATGCTAAATAAAACCCAACTCGATTTCTCAAAAATAAAATTAATCATTCTTGATCTTGAAGGTGTTCTATTGCAAAAAAATGAACCTGAAGATGATGTGATTTCTCAGTTGCAAAATTTTGTAAGGGACCTTAAGCAGTTAAATTGCAAGGTGTGCATAATTACTGCCGGCAAAAATAAAATTATAAAAAAACTTAATTCGATTGAAAACTTAATAATACTTGATTCTGCACTGGATAAATTAACAACAGTACAAAAACTATTAAATAGTGTACATGTTAATTTTGATAATGTGTTTTATATTGGTGATGAAGTATTTGACATACCTTTATTGGTAAAATGTGGTATTAGTGCTGCACCTAAAACAGCAAGTAGAACAGTAAAAAGAAACGTAAATATAATTATAGATAATTCAAGCACAGAAAAACTCCTAAACTCTATCTTAAGTTATAAGAAGAGTTTTTCTATTTAGTTTTGCAACTGAAAAAACATAATCTTATGAATGAGTTTCCTCGTAAATTGTTTGACTATGAAAAAGAATGGCTTTTTACAGCTTTGCCTAAAAATAAACTTGGCTATAAACTTTACCGGGATAAAATTGAGTCGTTATTTGTAATTGGTAATGGACGTTTTGGAGGTAAAAATTTTGTACTCGGCCCAGCTAATTCTAAGGTTGACCTCGATGTTCCTACCTCAGCCGTTTTTGCTGTATCTTATGTTTTCTTTGATTCATGCGAGGTTTATGTAGTGATTCACGAAGAACAATATGAGCAAATTGAAATTGATTTTAGGCTTAACAAAGGTGACGATTTTCCAATAGGCATGAGACCCAAGAAATACTGGTCGTATTCTGACTGGAATCCAGGTCAAAAAGCTCCGTTCGATAATTCTTATGTAAGAGAAGTTCACTTAATAAAAAACAAGTTGATTTTAGCCATAGCACCCGCACATAAAAGAATATGGATATATGAATTTTCTAGTAAAGTAAACTATTTTGTACCAGTTACAAATTTATTTAACGAGATAAGAATTTTAAAAGGAATAAAAGATCCTCAATTAGCATTAAATCCAAATAGCTTTTTTACAAATCTCGATTTATTTAGCGATAGTGAAATAGGGCAAGGCTTTCTGCTGTATAACAAATATTTGAAGAGAATTGATATTGATTATAACATCTTTTTGAAATAAATATTTGTAAATCAATTATGAATAAAAAAAAGTTGACAGAAAAAGAGATAATTGAAATAGGTAAAAAAGTAATTAATGTTGAATCAGCAGCAGTTTCACAACTCGCCACTAGAATAAACAGTAGTTTTTATAAAGCGGTAGAAGTAATTTATAAATCTACTGGCAGAGTAGTTTTTACTGGCATGGGAAAATCTGGCCTGATAGCTAGAAAAATTGTTGCTACAATGAACTCAACAGGCACAGCAGCTATTTTTATGCATCCCACTGATGCTCTTCATGGCGACTTGGGCATGGTTAGAAAGGATGATATTGTAATTTTAATTTCCAAAAGCGGCACTACTTCTGAGCTGCTTGAGTTGATACCACTTTTTAAAAGAATTAGTGTTACAATTATTGGAATGCTGGGTGAAGAAAA
This genomic interval from Melioribacteraceae bacterium 4301-Me contains the following:
- a CDS encoding heparan-alpha-glucosaminide N-acetyltransferase domain-containing protein, giving the protein MRKTNVKRIIFLDLMRALAVLMMVEGHTVDTFLADQFRDYSSVGYNIWLTIRGFTAPIFMFTSGVVFTYLLKLQDLPFKENPRVYKGLKRFVTLVLIGYVLRFPTYKIFDYNEVTKEQWLSFFAVDALHLIGFGLLFIIGLLFIADKLKAKDSYLLLSGACFFFVAYLFVENINWIDFFPAPLAAYFYSKSGSLFPLFPWSGYVITGAILGQYLAKNPDAFTTKSFSMKLSIVGIALLLTSFIFHYIEDLFYGNKQFWTDQFALIFYRLGVVLLLNSAMSFLAAKIKNIPELVKQIGRNTLLIYAVHVVILYGSAWFPGFYKYFARTLSFSESLFAALLMILLMVWMVKLIQRYKDYQKKKLAVAEI
- a CDS encoding N-acetylmuramoyl-L-alanine amidase-like domain-containing protein, with the translated sequence MTTASFRSQLVGLLLFLFFTSFINGQVIYTQQDADICKSKFNLAVEKKLINYPINEVIVEIGKSFLGTEYEAHTLDQDSVEKLVIHLTGLDCYTFLESSLVFARCIKENKLTFKDYQRELINIRYRDGKLSDYLSRLHYFSDWIYDIDKRGIGENITQKIGGIPYNKKINFMSTHQDLYKQLKGNPKFLREIIQIEKNISSRENYYIPEDSIAKCEERIQSGDIIGITTNVKGLDIAHTGIAIRMEDGRIHFLHAPDVGHKVQITDKPLADYIKGNKKQTGIMVLRVNEPQ
- a CDS encoding bifunctional 3,4-dihydroxy-2-butanone-4-phosphate synthase/GTP cyclohydrolase II, encoding MDSKDNFNRIEEAIEDIKKGKMVIVVDDPERENEGDLIISAEKITPADVNFITREARGILCVAIDEEKAKKLNLELMVTDNTALNQTSFTVTIDYKIGTTTGVSAYDRAKTINAVANQDSRAEDFARPGHIFPLIAKNGGVLKRAGHTEAAVDLMKLANLSPVGALCEIMAEDGTMARIPQLLNFAKKYNLKIITIADLIEFRRRKEKLVKELTVVNFPSKYGNFKLHLFQNLIDPNDTPVAIVKGKLDEEPTLVRVHSECLTGDVFGSKRCDCGDQLTKALEMIEKEGKGVVLYMRQEGRGIGLVNKIFAYDLQDKGKDTVEANELLGFKADLRNYGIGAQVLKELGLKKLRLMTNNPMKIIGLKGYDLQIVERVPIEIHPNEVNEKYLRTKSEKLGHLILKKDS
- a CDS encoding deoxyribonuclease IV, producing the protein MTHLLGAHTFVTGGPASAIDTAEKLGFTAIQIFTKNNNQYFAKDLSEKEINDFKSKLLASNIKFVVSHDSYLINLCSKDPMMLKKSREAFLKELERCEQLGIPYLNFHPGAHGGQGEELGIKLIAESLNIVHQKTKGYKTKSMLEATAGQGTALGYRFEQLRKIIDLVEEPERMSVCIDTAHIFAAGYDIRDSKQYKKVIKEFNDIIGLEKLKCIHMNDSKKELGSRVDRHEHIGKGFIGTEGFTNIMNDKKLERVPKILETPKGKDQKEDLQNIKLLLSLVKK
- the ruvB gene encoding Holliday junction branch migration DNA helicase RuvB; translated protein: MRKSITTNPDLKEEEQQFEQTLRPQTFDEFVGQTKITDNFKVFIGAALKRNESLDHVLLTGPPGLGKTTLAHIIANELGAKIKITSGPVLEKPGDLAGILTNLEEKSVLFIDEIHRLSPVVEEYLYSAMEDFKLDIMIDSGPNARTVQIKLPKYTLIGATTRAGLLTAPLRDRFGIKSRLDYYDSELIGKIIRRSSKILSIKIDEDAADEIAKRSRGTPRIANRLLRRTRDFADYENKSVIDVQTAKKALSALEVDEFGLDEMDKEIILTIIEKFNGGPVGLNTLSVAVNEDPGTIEEVYEPFLIQQGFIQRTPRGREATELSYKRFNKQRTKFDEQNSLFS
- a CDS encoding riboflavin synthase codes for the protein MFTGIIEEVGKITAVKLLRDGKRIKINADKILKETSTGDSISVNGVCLTVIKLEKDGFWIEAVGETISKTALSKISLNEKVNLERALRLTDRLGGHIVLGHVNGIGKITALTKIAENYKLEIALPSNLMKYVVEEGSIAVDGISLTVAAINANKIKISIIPFTFENTNLKSKKSGCLVNIEVDILSKYLERLIPAKKSKLENQKLSDGLEF
- the dnaB gene encoding replicative DNA helicase; translated protein: MAKRKQLPTDLEKLKATTLQPPAAVEVEMSVIGAMLIDNEAVPKAVEILKPEAFFDKKNKIIFEAIVSLYQADEPIDTVTVYEELKKSNLTEEAGGAAYLSKLTQDITSAANVDYHARVVLEKWILRQLISASMEIANSAYLGQEDVFDLLDAAESKIFQISEEGIKESFKSMDKAVKEALELIEAIHSKNISAHSVPTGFFELDELLGGLQKSDLIVVAARPSMGKTAFALSLARNAAVEHKVPIGIFSLEMSTIQLVTRLISAEAKINAHSIRTGKFKAEDGAKISRTVHKLSKAPIFIDDTPAISILEIRAKARRLKNEKGIGLIVIDYLQLINPSFTADSREREISMISRSLKSLAKELNIPVIALSQLNRAVELRADKRPQLSDLRESGSIEQDADVVIFLYRPEMYGIENFSSGNLAGKSTEGIAEIIVGKQRNGPTGEVFLKFTKDFTRFENLELFREAIPQIEQTSPTKEDLPI
- the ribD gene encoding bifunctional diaminohydroxyphosphoribosylaminopyrimidine deaminase/5-amino-6-(5-phosphoribosylamino)uracil reductase RibD, which gives rise to MNKNNNEYYIKKCFELAKKGEGYVSPNPLVGAVIVKNGKIISEGWHEKYGFLHAEASAIYNAKEDLTGSTLYCNLEPCCHTNKKTPPCVPLIIKSGIKRVVISNIDPNPEVNGKGIEQLRATGIEVEVGVSEEEGKFLNKFFFKFIKEKIPYVTLKVAQSTDGKITEEIGKRTQITGQQSQIFVHEQRSKYDAVFVGAGTVNIDNPSLDVRFTKGRNPLRIIIDGKLNANINSRIFEKEKERTWVITSLLNSSDKKDNFKKLGIKLLELPSDKNGVIDLKTVLKKLGEEEITSLFVEGGAQVFNQFYEENLFDEIIILKAPSIFPKGLNAFASLDEKKLKLIEVEKLGVDEKIVYFNSK
- the ribE gene encoding 6,7-dimethyl-8-ribityllumazine synthase codes for the protein MNNLIEGHLSAKGKRFALIVSRFNEFISKNLHAGAIDCLLRHGAEEKNITTIYVPGAFEIPLIAKKVSLSKNFDAVVCLGAVIRGDTPHFDYIAAEVSKGIANVGLETGVPVIFGVITSDTIEQAIERAGTKAGNKGWDAALSAIEMADLLTKL